GATATTGTATGTCAGTTAACTATTTCTCCAGGAACATGGAATACGCTGCACGTAACAAATTACGGACAATGCCATTCGTTTGTCGATGTGTTGATCAACTTGGTGCGGACCTCGCATATTTCACAGTTGATCTACCCTGAAGATCCCGATTTGTCGCTCAGCTCCCAGATACCGAACCAGCTCAGCAGGAAGTTCAACATCCATGTTCAGTCCCGTAGTATTTTTTCCTCCGATCGTGACTTCAGCAAAGGAATAACCTCTTGCTCGAATTTCCTCCTCATTCGGGAATGACACTGGCAACAAGAACTCCTTTTCAGGTATGGCTTTCAAGCCGTGGCTAATTTTGGCTGCGACTTGTTGCAAAATACCCTGTAGTCCTGAATCTGTCCAGGGGAActtcaagacaagaaagGAGCCTTCAATATGACCCAACAGGCGGCTAGTCTTGTTTGGATCAGGAATCCAGAGGTCGACCTCGATATTGGCTAGCAACGGGAAGTGTTCGCGTGAGATAGCTTGCCAAACATCTTGCTGACCAACTTCAGAGTCCCGTTGAGCAAGCGTGTACAAACGATCAAACTCTGAGTGCTTGAATGAGGCGACGTCACGCTCTAGCTCAATTCCACAACATGGCTGAACAGGGAAAACAAGCAGACTCTGTGCAACAGCCCCCTTCCCTTCCGGCTCTGCCCCGGGGAGCCGGCGCTCGGGCGATCTGCCAGGGCCGATGTCCATGTCTTGGAGGGCCACGCCGGCCCGCGAGTGGGTCTGCCGGAGGACATCGCTGCGATCCACGGGAACGGGAGGGAAGAGGATCAAGACGGGGACGAGGAAAGCGACGAGGGTGACGGTGAGAAGTATGAGCGACACGGCGTCTAGGTTGCACACAAAGTGCTTAGTGGCAACCATTCCATCACGGATGCGTATACCTGAAAGCATAGTTGTCATATCGCTCAGCCGCTGGGCGAGGGCTGAATCGCGACCTGCAGCGGTAAGATAGCCCTGCAGGCGCGGGATCAAATCCGTCATTTGCCGTCGAGGTGAGGGGACTGCGCTAAACACTAGGGAGGGAGGCTTGAGTTGAGTtgggttgagttgagttAACCTCAGAGATGCATATGCACTGCAAAGCGCCTCTCGCACGAGCTGCGCAATAGGGGGAAGCCAAGGGTCTGAGGGCTGAAGTCGACGTTAACGTGCTAGTCCGATATTGATCGGTCTCGTTCTTGAATGTTTGCAGAtctttgttgttgtcgaCCAAGTTGTGGTGGTCTTTgctgtatgtatgtatattgTATGTATGTGAGCCCACACACTGTAGGGTCGACTAGTGATTTAGGTTTGTTTCGAGTTTTCATTTCCCCTCAAGTGTCATGATAGGTCCAGGATGTTAAATCTCCAACTACTCACTACTGTACCCCTTCGGCGGCCACGGGCCTCCGATTCATTGGAAACCCCTCCCAGAGCGCACCTATCGCATCGTTGAGTTTTAAATTACGACCGGGATATTCAGAGTCTCAAACTAAATCCCTTGCCTGAGCTCTGTCAGTGCCATGGATGCCGCGATATAAAACTCTGCTAGGCCAGGTTGCCTCCTGCTGGGCTGGAATGGTAGGGTTGGAACCGTGAAAAGCTAGCAAGCAAGCACCCATCACATCCACTCTTTTATGCAACGAGACAGGGTCTTGTTCCCCTGTAGGGACGCATTTTGACAACACGTCTTCTCCACAGGGTCCGGAATGCGTAGCCGCTCAGCACAGCTGCTATGCATATTGTCGTCCCGCCTATCCGATGTAGTTTGATATCATCGTACACATAGCATGAGTGATATGTACCGTTCTTCCAAGGATACAAGACATACCTCCTCCCTGATCTGATAGCGAAGGAGGAGGTGCTATTGTAAAGATGCCATGCTAATTGCAACACCCCGCTGATCATGGATTACGTGTCTCGGCCAACTAGATAGACAGATGCTTTCGCAGCACTTGTATCCTGCAGCTACCTCAAAGGATCTGAGTTAGTcggagagaaagaaatacCGAGCACGGTCACCAGCGGAACGGTTCAGCCGTTTCCCACCGACCT
This genomic stretch from Fusarium oxysporum f. sp. lycopersici 4287 chromosome 2, whole genome shotgun sequence harbors:
- a CDS encoding hypothetical protein (At least one base has a quality score < 10); the encoded protein is MTDLIPRLQGYLTAAGRDSALAQRLSDMTTMLSGIRIRDGMVATKHFVCNLDAVSLILLTVTLVAFLVPVLILFPPVPVDRSDVLRQTHSRAGVALQDMDIGPGRSPERRLPGAEPEGKGAVAQSLLVFPVQPCCGIELERDVASFKHSEFDRLYTLAQRDSEVGQQDVWQAISREHFPLLANIEVDLWIPDPNKTSRLLGHIEGSFLVLKFPWTDSGLQGILQQVAAKISHGLKAIPEKEFLLPVSFPNEEEIRARGYSFAEVTIGGKNTTGLNMDVELPAELVRYLGAERQIGIFRVDQL